A window of the Haloarcula litorea genome harbors these coding sequences:
- a CDS encoding GcvT family protein, producing METTDSVPSEAGTVIVGAGIVGCNLAYQLTQLGREDVVVVDQGPMPTTGGSSTHAPGIMFQTAEPKELSQFADYSRKLYSQLEGADGQQAYNEVGGIEVARSEERMAFLQRRVEHAEAWGIEDPQILSPEEVTDHLPLVDESQILGGYYSPTDGQVSGVVACDALAREAMDRGAQFVPHTRTEDIETEGDSVQAVVTENGTIDCDEVVVATNIWARQLGEKVDVHLPVTPVEHQYTMTESLEELEESAVDITDHPLFENYENVSGEKAKRLLVGPDRPILRDQDNAMYYRTHGDSYGIGSYNHEPIVPDPQELGGNDPDGEQGSVHEFTEQHMENATHPDRPHKAPRRASDELLPATEGAELEHKYNGMFAESPNGLPVMGPVRDLEGLWTAAAIWVTHAGGAMKAMAEWMENGVPRLEDGPIDVSHCNVNRFDEHEGSWDFARDIGAEEYRIVYNIMHPKWVWEDEQRDIRRTPMYHTHQEWDAELWAEAGWEEPQWFEANADLVEEYEDQIPDRDGWEGVYWSPIEGAEALHVRNKVGLHDMTSFNKMEVVGAEAGAFVQRLCTNDIDLDVGDVRYTLMCNEGGGVRADITVTRTDEDRYLLLTTGREVGNNHVAWVRHQSPEGVVVNDVTSSLAAMVCTGPDARNVLSKVTDVDLSDDAFPFFTSQQFFVKNVPVTALRVSYAGELGWELYTPSEYGERLWEHILEAGEEYDIRPYGNGALDSLRIEKGFRLWGVDLHTEHTPFEAGLGWAVDMDTDFVGKEALQAAQEEPAAADGGTTPAESVYTDRQVACLTLDDTDETILNHRPVYEPGADEPLGYVHSAEYGYSVGACVAYTYLPSEYAEPGTDVEVLFEGDRYAATVREEPLL from the coding sequence ATGGAGACAACCGACAGCGTGCCGAGCGAGGCCGGGACGGTCATCGTCGGCGCAGGCATCGTCGGCTGCAACCTCGCCTACCAGCTGACACAGCTGGGCCGCGAGGACGTGGTGGTCGTCGACCAGGGACCGATGCCGACGACCGGGGGGTCTTCGACCCACGCGCCGGGCATCATGTTCCAGACGGCAGAGCCGAAAGAGCTCAGCCAGTTCGCCGACTACAGCCGGAAGCTCTACTCCCAGCTCGAGGGTGCCGACGGCCAGCAGGCGTACAACGAGGTCGGCGGCATCGAGGTCGCCCGCAGCGAGGAGCGGATGGCGTTCCTCCAGCGGCGGGTCGAACACGCGGAGGCGTGGGGCATCGAGGACCCCCAGATCCTCTCGCCCGAGGAGGTCACCGACCACCTCCCGCTGGTCGACGAGAGCCAGATCCTGGGCGGCTACTACTCGCCGACCGACGGCCAGGTCTCCGGGGTCGTCGCCTGCGACGCGCTGGCCCGGGAGGCGATGGACCGCGGCGCGCAGTTCGTCCCGCACACGCGCACGGAGGACATCGAGACCGAGGGCGACTCCGTGCAGGCCGTCGTCACCGAGAACGGCACCATCGACTGCGACGAGGTAGTCGTGGCGACGAACATCTGGGCCCGCCAGCTGGGCGAGAAGGTGGACGTCCACCTCCCCGTGACCCCGGTCGAACACCAGTACACGATGACCGAGTCACTCGAAGAGCTGGAAGAGAGCGCGGTCGACATCACCGACCACCCGCTCTTCGAGAACTACGAGAACGTCTCCGGCGAGAAGGCCAAGCGGCTGCTGGTCGGTCCGGACCGCCCGATCCTCCGGGACCAGGACAACGCGATGTACTACCGGACCCACGGGGACTCCTACGGGATCGGTTCGTACAACCACGAGCCGATCGTCCCCGACCCGCAGGAGCTCGGCGGCAACGACCCCGACGGCGAGCAGGGGTCGGTCCACGAGTTCACCGAGCAGCACATGGAGAACGCGACTCACCCGGACCGGCCCCACAAGGCCCCGCGGCGGGCCAGCGACGAGCTCCTCCCCGCGACGGAGGGCGCGGAGCTGGAACACAAGTACAACGGGATGTTCGCCGAGTCGCCCAACGGCCTGCCCGTGATGGGTCCCGTGCGTGACCTGGAGGGGCTGTGGACGGCGGCGGCCATCTGGGTCACCCACGCCGGCGGCGCGATGAAGGCGATGGCCGAGTGGATGGAGAACGGCGTCCCGCGGCTCGAGGACGGCCCCATCGACGTCTCCCACTGCAACGTCAACCGCTTCGACGAGCACGAGGGCTCCTGGGACTTCGCCCGTGACATCGGGGCCGAGGAGTACCGGATCGTCTACAACATCATGCACCCGAAGTGGGTGTGGGAGGACGAGCAGCGGGACATCCGGCGGACGCCGATGTACCACACCCACCAGGAGTGGGACGCGGAACTGTGGGCCGAGGCCGGCTGGGAGGAGCCCCAGTGGTTCGAGGCCAACGCCGACCTCGTCGAGGAGTACGAAGATCAGATCCCCGACCGCGACGGCTGGGAGGGGGTCTACTGGTCGCCCATCGAGGGCGCGGAGGCGCTGCACGTCCGGAACAAGGTCGGCCTCCACGACATGACCTCCTTCAACAAGATGGAGGTCGTCGGCGCGGAGGCCGGCGCGTTCGTCCAGCGGCTCTGTACGAACGACATAGACTTAGACGTCGGCGACGTGCGCTACACGTTGATGTGCAACGAGGGCGGCGGCGTCCGGGCCGACATCACCGTCACGCGGACCGACGAGGACCGCTACCTCCTGCTGACGACCGGCCGCGAGGTCGGGAACAACCACGTCGCGTGGGTCCGCCACCAGTCCCCGGAGGGCGTCGTCGTCAACGACGTGACCTCCAGCCTGGCGGCAATGGTCTGTACCGGCCCCGACGCCCGGAACGTCCTCTCGAAGGTGACCGACGTGGACCTCTCGGACGACGCCTTCCCGTTCTTCACGAGCCAGCAGTTCTTCGTGAAGAACGTGCCCGTGACGGCGTTGCGGGTCTCCTACGCCGGCGAACTCGGCTGGGAGCTGTACACGCCCTCCGAGTACGGCGAGCGCCTCTGGGAGCACATCCTCGAAGCGGGCGAGGAGTACGACATCCGCCCGTACGGCAACGGCGCGCTGGACTCGCTGCGGATCGAGAAGGGGTTCCGGCTGTGGGGCGTCGACCTCCACACCGAGCACACCCCCTTCGAGGCGGGCCTCGGCTGGGCGGTCGACATGGACACCGACTTCGTCGGGAAGGAGGCCCTGCAGGCCGCTCAGGAGGAGCCGGCGGCCGCCGACGGGGGCACCACGCCGGCCGAGAGCGTCTACACCGACCGACAGGTCGCCTGCCTGACGCTTGACGACACCGACGAGACGATCCTGAACCACCGACCCGTCTACGAACCGGGCGCGGACGAGCCGCTGGGCTACGTCCACAGCGCGGAGTACGGTTACTCGGTCGGGGCCTGCGTGGCCTACACCTACCTCCCCTCGGAGTACGCCGAGCCCGGCACCGACGTCGAGGTGCTGTTCGAGGGCGACCGCTACGCGGCGACGGTCCGCGAGGAACCGCTGCTCTGA
- a CDS encoding GcvT family protein, translating into MSTSDPPARTETVVIGAGAVGCSVAYHLTELGAEDVTVVDQGPLPVTGGSSVHAPGIMFQTSPSKIQTKTAHYTSRLLSDAGVYDEVGGIELARSEERMDFLRRRVEWATAYGLPEPELLSPEEVTDHLPMVNEDEILGGYYSPTDGRVDGIGALQWYIEQSAADFYGDTQVEDIEVEDGEVRAVVTDRGRIECDRCVMATNNWGYQTGQLAGLDLPIAPVEHQYVVTEPMEELAEEGTSVGDNTTGLDVPGDRDIAEYMSEGPTRPVGRDQDHSLYFRNHGDALGMGSYNHETLSVDPEAMGTNSEERQASVRGFTEEHWTKPTHRGRDKSAKQAFDELLPATADQEYAVTENGIFVFTPDGMPAVGPTAAVDGLWSGLAIWWTHSGGYGRILAEWMENGVPRLPSGPVDTGGIHVQRFEPHAGEKDFFVDRGAKRYEQVYSIVEPRWQPDDHRNLRTSPFYHHQQELGAEFYQSGGWESPQYYEYNADLVEEYEDQIPEQDGWQGINRSPIEAAEHLHTRENVSMFDMTTFASIMVEGSDAEAFLQRVCSNDVEIDVGQVRYSLLLNEGGGILADVTVVRLDDDEYMVTTGGGNSPQIHGNWLKEHAPETVSVSVEEGGKTTIGLWGPKSRLLLQRCTDADITNDGFPYFRAKQLYVGEVPVIALRVSYVGELGWELWAPVEYGQKLWDTLWEAGQDLDVRPMGGGALSSMRLEKGYRLWGTDIDTDSNPLEAGLPFAIDMDTDFIGKEALQTAKEEGVDNRITPLTLDDSTDILLSGRPVLKDGEAIGYVQAADFGYTIGESIAYTYVPGEYAEAGTSVQVRCEGETYDATIRDEPLFDAGRDKIIR; encoded by the coding sequence ATGAGTACGAGTGACCCACCAGCACGGACGGAGACGGTCGTCATCGGGGCCGGAGCCGTCGGGTGCAGCGTCGCCTACCACCTGACGGAACTCGGGGCCGAGGACGTGACCGTCGTCGACCAGGGACCGTTGCCGGTCACCGGGGGATCGTCGGTACACGCGCCGGGGATCATGTTCCAGACGTCGCCGTCGAAGATCCAGACCAAGACCGCCCACTACACGAGCCGCCTCCTCTCCGACGCCGGGGTCTACGACGAGGTCGGCGGCATCGAACTCGCCCGCAGCGAGGAACGGATGGACTTCCTCCGGCGGCGGGTCGAGTGGGCGACCGCCTACGGGCTGCCCGAGCCCGAACTCCTCTCGCCCGAGGAGGTCACCGACCACCTCCCGATGGTGAACGAGGACGAGATCCTGGGCGGCTACTACTCCCCGACCGACGGCCGCGTCGACGGCATCGGCGCGCTGCAGTGGTACATAGAACAGTCCGCGGCGGACTTCTACGGCGACACGCAGGTCGAGGACATCGAGGTCGAGGACGGCGAGGTCCGGGCCGTCGTCACCGACCGCGGCCGCATCGAGTGCGACCGCTGCGTGATGGCGACGAACAACTGGGGGTACCAGACCGGCCAGCTGGCGGGCCTGGACCTGCCCATCGCGCCCGTCGAGCACCAGTACGTCGTCACCGAACCGATGGAGGAACTCGCGGAGGAGGGCACCTCCGTCGGCGACAACACCACCGGGCTGGACGTGCCCGGCGACCGCGACATCGCGGAGTACATGAGCGAGGGACCGACCCGGCCGGTCGGCCGCGACCAGGACCACTCGCTGTACTTCCGCAACCACGGCGACGCGCTGGGGATGGGGTCGTACAACCACGAGACGCTGTCGGTCGACCCCGAGGCGATGGGGACGAACAGCGAGGAGCGCCAGGCCTCGGTGCGGGGGTTCACCGAGGAACACTGGACCAAGCCGACTCACCGCGGCCGGGACAAGTCCGCCAAGCAGGCGTTCGACGAACTGCTGCCGGCCACCGCGGACCAGGAGTACGCCGTCACCGAGAACGGCATCTTCGTGTTCACGCCCGACGGGATGCCCGCCGTCGGCCCCACCGCGGCGGTCGACGGGCTCTGGAGCGGCCTGGCCATCTGGTGGACCCACTCGGGCGGCTACGGCCGCATCCTCGCGGAGTGGATGGAGAACGGCGTCCCGCGGCTCCCCTCCGGCCCGGTCGACACGGGCGGCATCCACGTCCAGCGGTTCGAGCCCCACGCCGGCGAGAAGGACTTCTTCGTCGACCGCGGGGCCAAGCGCTACGAGCAGGTCTACAGCATCGTCGAGCCCCGCTGGCAGCCCGACGACCACCGGAACCTCCGGACGAGTCCGTTCTACCACCACCAGCAGGAGCTGGGCGCGGAGTTCTACCAGAGCGGCGGCTGGGAGTCCCCGCAGTACTACGAGTACAACGCGGACCTCGTCGAGGAGTACGAGGACCAGATCCCCGAGCAGGACGGCTGGCAGGGGATCAACCGCTCGCCCATCGAGGCCGCCGAGCACCTCCACACCCGCGAGAACGTCTCGATGTTCGACATGACGACCTTCGCGTCGATCATGGTGGAGGGATCGGACGCCGAGGCGTTCCTCCAGCGGGTGTGTAGCAACGACGTCGAGATCGACGTCGGCCAGGTGCGGTACTCGCTGCTGTTGAACGAGGGCGGCGGTATCCTCGCCGACGTCACCGTCGTCCGGCTGGACGACGACGAGTACATGGTCACCACCGGGGGCGGCAACAGCCCGCAGATCCACGGCAACTGGCTGAAAGAGCACGCCCCCGAGACCGTCTCCGTGAGCGTCGAGGAGGGCGGCAAGACGACCATCGGCCTGTGGGGACCGAAGTCGCGGCTCCTGCTCCAGCGGTGTACGGACGCCGACATCACGAACGACGGCTTCCCGTACTTCCGTGCGAAACAGCTGTACGTCGGCGAGGTGCCGGTGATCGCGCTGCGGGTCTCCTACGTCGGCGAACTGGGCTGGGAGCTGTGGGCGCCCGTCGAGTACGGCCAGAAGCTCTGGGACACCCTCTGGGAGGCCGGCCAGGACCTCGACGTCCGCCCGATGGGCGGCGGCGCGCTGAGCTCGATGCGCTTGGAGAAGGGGTACCGCCTCTGGGGGACGGACATCGACACGGACTCGAACCCGCTGGAGGCGGGCCTGCCCTTCGCCATCGACATGGACACCGACTTCATCGGGAAGGAGGCGCTCCAGACGGCCAAAGAGGAGGGGGTCGACAACCGCATCACGCCGCTGACGCTGGACGACTCGACGGACATCCTGCTGTCGGGCCGCCCGGTCCTCAAGGACGGGGAGGCCATCGGCTACGTGCAGGCCGCCGACTTCGGCTACACCATCGGCGAGTCCATCGCCTACACGTACGTCCCCGGCGAGTACGCCGAGGCCGGCACGTCCGTGCAGGTCCGGTGCGAGGGCGAGACCTACGACGCGACGATCCGCGACGAACCGCTGTTCGACGCCGGCCGGGACAAGATCATCAGATGA
- the ilvA gene encoding threonine ammonia-lyase: MTTSESDELPVTYADIERARERLDDDSVVKKTPVERSSSLDEFVGGEVYLKMEHLQWTGSFKTRGAYNKISQDVADGVTEFVAASAGNHAQGVALAATECGAESTIFMPENAPQAKVDATRGYGATVELVGKDFQETMARAQEAVEGTDAAFVHAYDDLDIIAGQGTLGTEMYHDLPDVDTVVVPIGGGGLMSGVSTAIKHLAPETRVVGVQATGAETVHESLDKGMPVTLEEVDTIADGIATGGISETTLRIMERNVDEVVTVTDTEIARAILLLMERAKQVVEGAGAASVAAILSDDLDVSDETVMPLLCGGNLDMTQLREVLIHAMTERQQLLQLRVRIDDHPGVMEEISGVIADQGANIHDVRHERSVDDLDIGEAYLVFNVETSGAEHAQAIVEAIRAADYPVDDVARTSG, translated from the coding sequence ATGACCACGAGCGAATCAGACGAACTCCCCGTCACGTACGCCGACATCGAGCGCGCCCGCGAGCGACTGGACGACGACAGCGTCGTCAAGAAGACACCCGTCGAGCGGAGTTCGTCGCTGGACGAGTTCGTCGGCGGCGAGGTGTACCTGAAGATGGAGCACCTCCAGTGGACGGGGTCGTTCAAGACCCGCGGGGCGTACAACAAGATCAGCCAGGACGTCGCCGACGGCGTCACGGAGTTCGTCGCGGCCAGCGCCGGCAACCACGCACAGGGGGTCGCGCTCGCGGCCACCGAGTGCGGGGCCGAATCGACCATCTTCATGCCGGAGAACGCGCCCCAGGCGAAGGTCGACGCGACCCGGGGCTACGGCGCGACGGTCGAACTGGTCGGCAAGGACTTCCAGGAGACGATGGCCCGCGCACAGGAGGCCGTCGAGGGCACCGACGCGGCGTTCGTCCACGCCTACGACGACCTCGACATCATCGCCGGCCAGGGGACGCTGGGCACGGAGATGTACCACGACCTGCCCGACGTCGACACGGTGGTCGTCCCCATCGGCGGCGGCGGCCTGATGAGCGGCGTCTCGACGGCGATCAAGCACCTCGCCCCCGAGACCCGCGTCGTCGGCGTCCAGGCAACCGGTGCCGAGACGGTCCACGAGAGCCTCGACAAGGGGATGCCGGTGACGCTTGAGGAGGTCGACACGATCGCCGACGGCATCGCGACCGGCGGCATCTCGGAGACGACGCTGCGGATCATGGAGCGAAACGTCGACGAGGTGGTGACGGTCACGGACACGGAGATCGCCCGCGCCATCCTCCTGCTGATGGAGCGGGCCAAGCAGGTCGTCGAGGGGGCGGGCGCGGCCTCCGTGGCCGCCATCCTCAGCGACGACCTCGACGTCAGCGACGAGACGGTGATGCCGCTGCTCTGTGGCGGGAACCTCGACATGACGCAGCTCCGGGAGGTGCTCATCCACGCGATGACCGAGCGCCAGCAGCTGCTGCAGCTGCGGGTCCGCATCGACGACCACCCCGGCGTGATGGAGGAGATCTCCGGCGTCATCGCCGATCAGGGGGCGAACATCCACGACGTGCGCCACGAGCGCTCCGTCGACGACCTCGACATCGGCGAGGCATACCTCGTCTTCAACGTCGAGACCAGCGGTGCCGAGCACGCACAGGCCATCGTCGAGGCCATCCGGGCGGCGGACTACCCCGTCGACGACGTCGCTCGGACGTCCGGGTAG
- a CDS encoding universal stress protein, with product MYEHMLIPYDGSKEAKKGAEHGIELAAELGSTVHGLYIVDLPGTPRAMSLRDDEEEMREEYREYGERELDALGKIAADHGVEFERHMRSGSPSDQIVDFADEEEMDVIVMGSAYRGKLGNLLGGTTDRVVRSSTVPVITQRMDVNDT from the coding sequence ATGTACGAGCACATGCTGATTCCCTACGACGGGAGCAAGGAGGCGAAGAAGGGGGCAGAGCACGGAATCGAACTCGCGGCGGAGCTGGGCTCGACGGTCCACGGGCTCTACATCGTCGACCTCCCCGGGACGCCGAGGGCGATGTCCCTCCGGGACGACGAGGAGGAGATGCGCGAGGAGTACCGCGAGTACGGCGAGCGCGAGCTGGACGCGCTGGGGAAGATCGCCGCCGATCACGGCGTCGAGTTCGAGCGACACATGCGCAGCGGGTCGCCGAGCGACCAGATCGTCGACTTCGCCGACGAGGAGGAGATGGACGTGATCGTGATGGGGTCGGCCTACCGTGGGAAGCTGGGGAACCTCCTCGGCGGCACCACCGACCGCGTCGTCCGGTCGTCGACGGTCCCGGTCATCACACAGCGGATGGACGTCAACGACACGTGA